A portion of the Babylonia areolata isolate BAREFJ2019XMU chromosome 4, ASM4173473v1, whole genome shotgun sequence genome contains these proteins:
- the LOC143280831 gene encoding monomeric sarcosine oxidase-like, with translation MADGLEAIGSRRHFEYIVVGCGGVGSGTVYWLSKRAPGEVLGLEQFQIGHERGGSQDVSRIIRLTYHDDFYTRLTPATFECWAQVEKESGQQLVYKPGGLQLFERGSTEHLLNKYEQAMRRNNIPFERWNSAQLRARYPQFTTGPEVETLFQKDAGLVDAALGISTHLQLARGNGAVVIDNCPVLRIRRNASGNVEVTTTKGTFTCRKLVVAAGAWLNDVLGSIGVHVPVTVSQEQVTYYATPHIKDFTKDKFPIWFYHTAQYDFYALPVYSNSGTKIGIDAGGPHVTGNTRNFTPDPARVKICTDLLKRILPKYLGPEMYTKTCLYTMTPDRNFVIDKCSRQGFSDVIVCCGAGHAYKFASLLGKILSEMAVDGRTQYNISEFSMDRPAISDPNYVPAFQFGVSELNPGSKL, from the exons ATGGCAGACGGACTGGAGGCGATCGGAAGCAGACGACACTTTGAGTAcattgtggtggggtgtgggggggtggggagtgggaccGTGTACTGGCTGTCGAAGAGAGCACCGGGAG agGTGCTGGGTCTGGAGCAGTTCCAGATCGGCCATGAAAGAGGGGGTTCTCAGGACGTATCCAGAATCAT TCGCCTGACCTACCACGATGATTTCTACACCCGGCTCACGCCAGCTACGTTTGAATG TTGGGCTCAAGTGGAGAAGGAATCGGGCCAGCAGCTGGTGTACAAGCCTGGCGGGCTGCAGCTGTTTGAACGTGGCTCCACGGAGCATCTCCTGAACAAGTATGAGCAAGCCATGCGTCGCAACAATATTCC ATTCGAACGTTGGAACAGCGCACAGCTGCGGGCCCGCTACCCGCAGTTCACCACGGGGCCCGAGGTGGAGACGCTGTTCCAGAAGGACGCGGGGCTGGTGGACGCCGCGCTGGGCATCTCCACGCACCTGCAGCTGGCCCGGGGCAACGGCGCTGTGGTCATCGACAACTGCCCCGTCCTCAGGATACGCAGAAACGCCTCGGGAAATGTTGAG GTGACGACCACCAAGGGCACCTTCACGTGCCGAAAGCTGGTGGTGGCGGCGGGGGCCTGGCTGAACGACGTGCTGGGCTCCATCGGGGTGCACGTGCCCGTCACCGTCAGCCAGGAGCAGGTCACCTACTACGCCACTCCCCACATCAAGGATTTCACCAAGGACAA GTTCCCCATCTGGTTCTACCACACGGCACAGTACGACTTCTACGCTCTGCCCGTCTACAGCAACTCTGGCACCAAGATCGGCATCGATGCAGGGGGCCCCCACGTGACGGGAAACACCCGGAACTTCACCCCTGACCCTGCCAgggtcaagatctgcactgacctcCTGAAGAGGATTCTGCCCAAG tatcTGGGGCCGGAGATGTACACCAAGACCTGTCTGTACACAATGACTCCAGACCGGAACTTCGTCATCGACAAGTGCTCACGCCAAGGATTCTCTGACGTCATCGTGTGCTGCGGCGCCGGTCACGCGTACAA GTTCGCCAGCCTTCTGGGCAAGATCCTGAGCGAGATGGCGGTGGACGGCAGAACGCAGTACAACATCTCCGAGTTCAGCATGGACAGGCCCGCCATCAGTGACCCCAACTACGTGCCTGCCTTTCAGTTCGGAGTGTCGGAACTCAACCCGGGCAGCAAACTGTGA